From the genome of Colletotrichum higginsianum IMI 349063 chromosome 4, whole genome shotgun sequence, one region includes:
- a CDS encoding Zn 2cys6 transcription factor yields the protein MAARVNPPKKVRLACRRCRTRRIKCDGEVPACTNCAKAGETCLDVDSQNSGLLVPRNFASAARARIQWLENIIIQRLPDVDISQGPQIDAFPDPKGSVSGGGGFGGCIGVGGGVAAEHDDDAASTASLRSGRRESSQKPAGRPLSLGPPQRIGLKRPAEAVDPSFDPEEQFPDRAQAVAMNLGMLSLNSDSSQKHYLGSSSGVLFTNLIGVTPSSAGSTPATLLDDVQAQGPSSEWHDAPSCAPGNVSQQYNRSLHIFLRQELPKKEDAVKLVHTYIRWTHPDYPVLEPSSLLSALDAIHATYSCSIDEDPLPQGWPSSVQAFRWNGRQSTLGGDPAAHAVPMPVVAFILFMIFNIAAIVKVRSWVYEFPPERFYRAALHFSKDCFSQISLSSIQALVTLIVHSMLTPAEVNLFTLVHIGLAHCVELGIHREPPPATEPDDVKNQQIKRLTFFTMYSLDRSISSIQGRPLGFRDETFDVKMPEPQSPRRLSATSSPMLSSFSAAVVKFARCQFELDRIISDIKLQLYHLPCDSAWFAPAPDPTLPQTRIKGELVGWWDRVSKEPFSFPGLDNRQRRMWQLKLKIKYHTAMVMLFQPSQAVRNPPPESLHVCFDNASSILQDYQALYEMQGLHHGWRTVQNIFAAGATLIYSFWTCPMVRQTASTADLSRSLRACSGLLTVGGEWWPSVKRGHGSFGAIVDLTIRKLYTGNAPFKNPRLFTPLASDDGRHAMDHHQQQQQQQEQQQQQPPDGAPVVYDASNHQETLSSHMQPLSGTDAASWQQQQQPQQHMQGSSLGMGTAQDAVHWQGVYRYPDGSFHPAGNNSSSGNNNNNNSNNNNNNNNSGDDYVPEIETFLADFDRSEFSWSFPLSGISDPYDLGNFPHHGY from the exons ATGGCGGCACGGGTGAATCCACCTAAAAAGGTCCGGCTGGCTTGTCGACGTTGTCGCACAAGACGCATCAAG TGTGACGGAGAAGTCCCAGCTTGTACAAACTGCGCAAAAGCCGGCGAGACTTGCCTAGACGTCGATAGTCAGAACTCGGGCCTGTTGGTCCCTCGCAA CTTCGCGAGTGCCGCGCGTGCCAGGATCCAGTGGCTCGAAAACATCATCATACAACGACTCCCTGATGTCGACATATCGCAGGGTCCGCAAATCGACGCGTTCCCGGACCCGAAAGGCTCCGTcagcggcggaggaggctTCGGAGGATGCATCGGGGTTGGCGGCGGAGTTGCGGCGGAgcacgacgatgacgccgcgtcgacggcgtctctCCGCTCCGGCCGCCGCGAGAGCAGTCAGAAGCCGGCGGGACGGCCGTTGAGCCTAGGGCCCCCCCAGCGCATAGGACTCAAGAggccggccgaggccgtggaCCCCTCGTTCGACCCGGAAGAGCAGTTCCCGGACCGCGCGCAAGCGGTCGCCATGAACCTCGGCATGCTGTCCCTGAACTCGGACTCGAGCCAGAAGCACTACCTGGGGTCGAGCTCCGGCGTGCTGTTCACGAATCTGATCGGCGTGACCCCCTCGAGCGCcgggtcgacgccggcgacgctgcTGGACGACGTCCAAGCCCAGGGCCCGTCTTCAGAGTGGCACGACGCGCCGTCTTGTGCGCCTGGTAACGTCTCGCAGCAATACAACCGCTCGTTGCACATTTTCCTTCGACAG GAACTACCCAAGAAAGAAGATGCCGTCAAGCTGGTACACACTTATATCCGCTGGACGCACCCCGACTACCCGGTTCTGGAACCGAGCTCGCTTCTCAGCGCTCTAGACGCCATCCACGCGACCTACTCGTGCTCGATAGACGAGGATCCTCTCCCCCAAGGGTGGCCCAGCTCGGTGCAGGCCTTTCGGTGGAACGGACGGCAGAGTACACTGGGCGGCGACCCGGCGGCCCACGCGGTACCCATGCCCGTCGTGGCCTTTATCCTGTTCATGATATTCAACATCGCGGCCATCGTCAAAGTGAGGTCGTGGGTCTACGAGTTCCCGCCGGAGAGGTTTTACCGGGCCGCGCTGCACTTCTCCAAGGACTGCTTCTCGCAGATATCCCTCTCCTCGATCCAGGCCCTGGTCACGTTGATAGTCCACAGCATGCTGACGCCcgccgaggtcaacctgttTACCCTCGTCCACATCGGGCTCGCCCACTGCGTCGAGCTGGGGATTCACCGGGAACCCCCTCCGGCCACGGAGCCGGACGACGTCAAGAACCAGCAAATCAAGCGGTTGACATTTTTCACCATGTACTCTTTGGACAG GTCCATCTCTTCGATTCAGGGACGGCCACTCGGCTTCCGTGACGAGACGTTCGACGTCAAGATGCCCGAACCACAGAGCCCCCGACGCCTGAGCGCGACCAGCAGCCCGATGctgtcctccttctcggccgccgtcgtcaagtTCGCGCGCTGCCAGTTCGAGCTGGACCGCATCATCTCGGATATCAAACTGCAGCTCTACCACCTCCCGTGCGACTCGGCCTGGttcgcgccggcgccggaccCGACGCTGCCGCAGACGCGGATCAagggcgagctcgtcggaTGGTGGGACAGGGTGTCGAAGGAGCCCTTCAGCTTCCCCGGGCTCGACAACCGGCAGCGACGCATGTGGCAGCTGAAGCTCAAGATCAAGTACCACACCGCCATGGTCATGCTCTTCCAGCCCTCGCAGGCGGTGCGGAACCCGCCGCCCGAGTCCCTCCATGTCTGCTTCGACAACGCGTCGTCCATCCTCCAGGACTACCAGGCTCTGTACGAGATGCAGGGCCTGCACCACGGGTGGCGCACGGTACAGAACatcttcgccgccggggcgACGCTCATCTACTCGTTCTGGACGTGCCCCATGGTCCGgcagacggcgtcgacggcggacCTGTCGAGGAGCCTGCGGGCTTGTTCGGGCCTGCTgaccgtcggcggcgagtggTGGCCGTCGGTGAAAAGGGGGCATGGCAGCTTCGGCGCCATTGTCGATCTGACCATCCGCAAGCTGTATACGGGCAACGCGCCGTTCAAGAACCCACGGCTCTTCACGCCCCTCGCCTCGGACGATGGACGGCACGCCATGgatcatcatcagcagcagcagcagcaacaagaacagcaacagcagcagccaccGGATGGAGCGCCTGTGGTCTACGACGCTTCTAATCATCAGGAAACGCTTTCGTCTCACATGCAGCCTCTCAGCGGGACAGACGCCGCATCCtggcaacagcagcagcagccgcagcagcatATGCAGGGATCTTCCTTGGGCATGGGCACGGCACAAGATGCCGTGCATTGGCAGGGAGTCTATCGTTATCCCGACGGATCCTTTCATCCAGCGGgaaacaacagcagcagcggcaacaacaacaacaataacagcaacaacaacaacaacaacaacaacagtGGCGACGACTATGTCCCGGAGATTGAAACTTTCTTGGCCGACTTTGACAGGTCTGAGTTTAGCTGGAGCTTCCCCCTGTCCGGCATAAGCGATCCGTACGACTTGGGAAACTTCCCCCACCATGGCTACTGA